TACATGGTGCGCGGCCGCGGCTATGCGAAATCCGCGGACGACATCGGCAACACCGTGCTGCTGTCGACCGAAGCGGGCGTGCCGGTCCGCGTCCGGGACGTCGGCACGGTGACGCTGGGCCCGGATCTCCGCCGCGGGGTCGCCGACCTCGACGGCACCGGCGATGTCGTCGCCGGCATCGTCGTGATGCGCCAGGGAGAGAACGCGCTGGATGTCATCGAGCGCGTCAAGGCGAAGCTGAAGGAGGTCGAGCCCTCGTTGCCGAAAGGGGTCCGGATCGTCACCGCGTACGACCGTTCCGACCTGATCCTGCGCTCGATCGACAACCTGAAGGACACGCTCCTCGAAGAGCTCGTCATCGTCGCGATCGTCATCCTGATCTTCCTCTGGCATATTCCGAGCGCGGTCATTCCGATCATCACCATTCCCGTCGCGGTGATCATCTCGTTCATCCCGATGCGGCTGTTCGGCATCTCCTCGAACATCATGTCGCTCGGCGGCATCGCCATCGCCGTCGGCGCGATGGTGGACGCCGCGATCGTCGTCGTCGAGCAGACGCACAAGAAGCTCGAGGAGTGGGAGCGCACCGGCCGGCGAGAGGATTACCACCGCGTCATCGTGAACGCCGTGAAGGAAGTCGGCGGGCCGAGCTTCTTCGCGCTCCTGGTGATCGCCGTCTCGTTTCTCCCCGTCCTCACCCTCGAGGCGCAGGAAGGGCGGCTGTTCAAGCCGCTCGCCTACACGAAGACCTTCTCGATGATCGTCGCGGCGGTACTCGCCATCACGCTCGACCCGGCCATGCGCCTGCTCTTCACGCACATGAAGCAGTACTCCTTCCGGCCGCGATGGCTCGCGCGCGCGGTGAACGCGGTGCTCGTCGGAACGATCCACTCCGAGGAGACGCACCCGATCAGCCGGATCCTGATCAGGGTTTACGAGCCGATCTGCGCGTGGTGCCTCCGCTGGAAGTGGGCCGTCATCGGCGGCGCGGTCGCACTCGTCATCGCAACCATCCCGGTCTACCAGCGCCTCGGCTCGGAGTTCATGCCGCCGCTCGACGAAGGGTCGCTGCTCTACATGCCCTCAACGCTGCCGGGCATTTCCGTCACCGAGGCGCAGCGGCTGCTGCAGGTGCAGGACCGCATCATCAAGCAGTTCCCTGAAGTGGAGCGCGTGCTCGGCAAGGCGGGGCGCGCGGAGACGTCCACCGATCCGGCGCCGCTCTCGATGATGGAGACCGTCATCCTGCTCAAGCCGCACGACCAGTGGCGCCACGTGGACACGTGGTACTCCGACTGGGCGCCGAACTGGCTGAAGCCGGTGCTGCGGCGGGTGACGAGCGACCGCCTCTCGACCGAACAGCTCGTCGCCGAGATGAACGCGGCGCTCAAGCTGCCGGGCGTCACCAACGCCTGGACGATGCCGATCAAGGCGCGCACCGACATGCTGACCACCGGCGTCCGCACGCCGGTGGGCATCAAAATCTACGGCGCCGACATCAAGGAGATCGAGCGCCTCGGCACGGAGATCGAGTCCGTTCTCCCGTCGGTGCCCGGCACGCGGAGCGTCTTCGCGGAACGGACCTCCGGCGGCTACTTCCTCGACCTCGTCTGGAAGCGGGACGAGCTGGCCCGCTACGGCCTGTCCATCGACGATGCGCAGATGGTCGTGATGTCGGCGATCGGCGGGGACACCGTCACGACGACGGTCGAAGGGCGCGAGCGTTACGCGGTCAACGTCCGCTACTTCCGCGATTACCGCAGCGACGTGGACAGCGTCCGGCGGGTGGTTGTGCCCGCGATGGACGGCCGGATGCAGGTGCCCGTCAGCCAGCTCGCCGAGGTCCGGATCGTCAGCGGCCCGTCGATGCTGCGCAACGAGAACGGCATGCTGAACGGGTACGTCTACGTCGACGTCGCCGGCCGGGACATCGGCGGCTACGTCGCCGACGCCAAGGAGGCGGTGGCCTCGCGCGTGGCGCTGCCCGTCGGCTACTCGCTCGTCTGGAGCGGCCAGTACGAGGCGATGGAGCGCGTCAGGCAGCGGCTGACGATCATCGTCCCGCTGACGCTGTTCCTCGTCGTCCTGCTGCTCTACATGAACACGAAGTCGTGGGCGAAGACGTCCATCATCCTGTTCGCTGTGCCGTTCTCGGCGATCGGCGCGATCTGGCTGCTGTATGCGCTCGGCTACAACATGAGCATCGGGGTCTGGGTCGGGCTGATTGCGCTGCTCGGCGTGGACGCGGAGACCGGCGTGTTCATGCTGCTGTATCTCGATCTCGCGTACGAAGACGCGCGCCGCGACGGGCGGATGCGCTCGCTCCGCGATCTGCAGGCGGCCATCCTGCACGGCGCGGTGAAGCGCATCCGGCCGAAGTTCATGACGGTCGCGGTGATGTTCATGGGACTCGTGCCCATCATGTGGTCCGTCGGCGCCGGGGCCGACGTCATGAAACGGATTGCCGCGCCGATGGTGGGCGGCATTTTCACCTCGTTCGTCCTGGAATTGATGGTCTACCCGGCCGTGTACGAGCTGTGGAAGTGGCACGCGGAAGTCAAACCCTCACTCAAGGAGCAACTCGCGTCATGAAGATTCCTGCATTCGTCCTCTCGGCTCTCCTGCTCTCGGCTCTCCTGCTCGCGGCGC
This portion of the Acidobacteriota bacterium genome encodes:
- a CDS encoding efflux RND transporter permease subunit translates to MIDRLIEFSARNRFLVFLFVASAVAAGAWSMKTVPLDAIPDLSDTQVIIYSRWDRSPDIVEDQVTYPLVTAMLGAPRVKDVRGFSDFGFSYVYVIFEEGTDIYWARSRTMEYLSGVLPRLPQGVRTELGPDASGVGWVFQYALVDETRTHSLDELRSYQDWYLRYYLKSVPGVAEVAPIGGFVRQYQVQVDPNRLRTFNIPVSKVIEAVRAGNNDVGGRLVEFSGAEYMVRGRGYAKSADDIGNTVLLSTEAGVPVRVRDVGTVTLGPDLRRGVADLDGTGDVVAGIVVMRQGENALDVIERVKAKLKEVEPSLPKGVRIVTAYDRSDLILRSIDNLKDTLLEELVIVAIVILIFLWHIPSAVIPIITIPVAVIISFIPMRLFGISSNIMSLGGIAIAVGAMVDAAIVVVEQTHKKLEEWERTGRREDYHRVIVNAVKEVGGPSFFALLVIAVSFLPVLTLEAQEGRLFKPLAYTKTFSMIVAAVLAITLDPAMRLLFTHMKQYSFRPRWLARAVNAVLVGTIHSEETHPISRILIRVYEPICAWCLRWKWAVIGGAVALVIATIPVYQRLGSEFMPPLDEGSLLYMPSTLPGISVTEAQRLLQVQDRIIKQFPEVERVLGKAGRAETSTDPAPLSMMETVILLKPHDQWRHVDTWYSDWAPNWLKPVLRRVTSDRLSTEQLVAEMNAALKLPGVTNAWTMPIKARTDMLTTGVRTPVGIKIYGADIKEIERLGTEIESVLPSVPGTRSVFAERTSGGYFLDLVWKRDELARYGLSIDDAQMVVMSAIGGDTVTTTVEGRERYAVNVRYFRDYRSDVDSVRRVVVPAMDGRMQVPVSQLAEVRIVSGPSMLRNENGMLNGYVYVDVAGRDIGGYVADAKEAVASRVALPVGYSLVWSGQYEAMERVRQRLTIIVPLTLFLVVLLLYMNTKSWAKTSIILFAVPFSAIGAIWLLYALGYNMSIGVWVGLIALLGVDAETGVFMLLYLDLAYEDARRDGRMRSLRDLQAAILHGAVKRIRPKFMTVAVMFMGLVPIMWSVGAGADVMKRIAAPMVGGIFTSFVLELMVYPAVYELWKWHAEVKPSLKEQLAS